One Phocaeicola dorei genomic region harbors:
- a CDS encoding carbon-nitrogen hydrolase family protein: MEPMHKINKVEVRNLQIEDYIQLSQSFKRVYADKDVFWTHEQIETLIRIFPEGQVVTVVDDKIVGCALSIIVDYDMVKGDHTYAKVTGNETFCTHNPEGNILYGIEVFIHPDYRGLRLARRMYEYRKELCEKLNLKAIMFGGRIPNYYKYADTMRPKEYLDKVRSREIYDPVLTFQLSNDFHVRRVMKNYLPNDEESKHCATLLQWDNIYYQEPTQDYVDKKTTVRVGLVQWQMRPYKTLDDVFEQVEFFVDAVSDYKSDFVLFPEYFNAPLMAKFNHLGEAQSIRGLAQYTEEVRDRFINLAISYNINIITGSMPYVKEDGGLYNVGFLVRRDGSYEMYEKVHVTPDEIKSWGLSGGKMVQTFDTDCAKIGILICYDVEFPELSRIMADQGMQILFVPFLTDTQNGYSRVRVCAQARAIENECFVVIAGSVGNLPRVHNMDIQYAQSGVFTPCDFAFPTDGKRAEATPNTEMILVSDVDLNLLNELHTYGSVRNLRDRRHDLYELKVKK; encoded by the coding sequence ATGGAACCGATGCATAAAATTAATAAAGTAGAGGTCCGGAATTTACAGATCGAAGATTACATCCAATTATCACAATCATTCAAGCGGGTGTATGCGGATAAGGATGTGTTTTGGACACACGAGCAAATAGAAACGCTTATCCGAATTTTTCCGGAAGGGCAAGTAGTAACGGTGGTAGACGATAAGATAGTGGGATGTGCTCTTTCTATTATTGTAGACTATGATATGGTAAAGGGAGATCATACCTATGCCAAAGTAACTGGTAATGAAACTTTCTGTACGCATAATCCGGAAGGGAATATTTTGTATGGTATCGAGGTGTTTATCCATCCGGATTATCGCGGTTTGCGTCTGGCACGCCGTATGTATGAGTACCGGAAAGAATTATGCGAGAAACTGAATCTGAAAGCGATCATGTTCGGTGGTCGTATTCCTAATTATTATAAGTATGCGGATACGATGCGTCCTAAGGAATATTTGGATAAGGTGCGTTCCCGTGAGATTTATGATCCAGTATTGACATTTCAGCTTTCCAATGATTTTCATGTGCGTCGTGTCATGAAGAATTATCTTCCCAATGACGAAGAATCCAAGCATTGTGCCACTTTGTTGCAATGGGATAATATTTATTATCAGGAGCCTACGCAGGATTATGTGGATAAGAAAACCACTGTACGTGTAGGGTTAGTGCAATGGCAGATGCGCCCTTATAAAACATTGGATGATGTATTTGAGCAGGTTGAGTTTTTCGTAGATGCCGTTTCCGATTATAAGAGTGATTTTGTTCTTTTTCCGGAATATTTCAATGCGCCGTTGATGGCCAAGTTCAATCATTTGGGAGAAGCCCAGAGCATTCGTGGTTTGGCACAATATACCGAAGAGGTTCGCGACCGTTTTATCAATTTGGCTATCAGTTATAATATTAATATCATTACGGGTAGTATGCCATACGTAAAAGAGGACGGAGGGCTTTATAATGTTGGTTTTTTAGTACGGCGTGACGGTTCATACGAAATGTATGAAAAGGTACATGTCACTCCCGATGAGATAAAGAGTTGGGGTCTTTCGGGTGGTAAGATGGTGCAGACTTTTGATACGGATTGCGCTAAGATTGGTATTTTGATTTGTTATGATGTGGAATTTCCCGAACTTTCTCGTATCATGGCCGATCAGGGAATGCAGATTCTGTTTGTTCCATTCCTGACTGATACTCAGAACGGTTATTCTCGTGTGCGTGTTTGTGCTCAGGCACGGGCTATCGAGAATGAATGTTTTGTCGTTATAGCCGGTAGTGTGGGTAATTTGCCGCGTGTACACAATATGGATATTCAGTATGCACAGTCTGGTGTATTTACTCCGTGTGATTTCGCTTTCCCTACTGATGGTAAACGGGCTGAGGCGACTCCGAATACCGAAATGATTCTGGTTTCGGATGTTGATCTGAATCTGTTGAATGAATTGCATACGTATGGCAGTGTGCGCAATTTGCGTGACCGCAGGCATGACCTTTATGAACTGAAGGTAAAGAAATAA
- a CDS encoding glutamine synthetase family protein, whose protein sequence is MNKELIMNPNQLVAFLEKPCAEFTKEDIKRYIQQNGIRMVNFMYPAGDGRLKTLNFVINNQAYLDAILTCGERVDGSSLFPFIEAGSSDLYVIPRFRTAFLDPFAEIPTLSMLCSFFNKDGKPLESSPEHTLHKACKAFNKITGMEFQAMGELEYYVIAPDTNMFEATDQKGYHESAPYAKFNDFRTQCMVYIAQAGGQIKYGHSEVGNFTLNGMIYEQNEIEFLPVNAEDAADQLMIAKWIIRNLAYKHGYNITFAPKITTGKAGSGLHIHMRIMKDGQNQMLKEGVLSETARKAIAGIMELAPSITAFGNTNPTSYFRLVPHQEAPTNICWGDRNRSVLVRVPLGWAAKTDMCMTANPLETESHYDTTQKQTVEMRSPDGSADLYQLIAGLAVACRHGFEIENALDIAEKTYVNVNIHQKENADKLKALTQLPDSCTASAACLQQQREIFQKHNVFSPTMIDGIISKLTGYNDLTLRNDLKDNPEGMLALVNKYFHCG, encoded by the coding sequence ATGAATAAAGAATTAATAATGAACCCTAACCAATTGGTGGCATTTCTAGAAAAACCTTGTGCAGAGTTTACCAAAGAAGACATAAAACGATACATTCAGCAGAATGGCATCCGTATGGTCAACTTTATGTATCCTGCCGGAGACGGACGACTGAAGACATTGAATTTCGTTATCAACAACCAAGCATATCTAGATGCTATCCTGACTTGCGGGGAGCGAGTGGACGGTTCCAGCCTATTTCCATTCATTGAGGCGGGCAGCAGTGATCTATATGTAATTCCCCGATTCCGGACGGCTTTTTTAGATCCTTTTGCCGAGATCCCCACACTTTCCATGCTTTGCTCTTTCTTTAACAAGGATGGAAAGCCGTTGGAAAGTTCACCCGAACATACCTTACACAAAGCATGCAAGGCATTCAATAAAATAACCGGCATGGAATTTCAGGCTATGGGAGAATTGGAGTACTATGTAATTGCTCCGGATACAAATATGTTCGAGGCAACAGACCAGAAAGGTTATCATGAATCAGCACCATACGCCAAGTTCAATGATTTCCGTACCCAGTGCATGGTCTATATTGCACAAGCAGGCGGACAAATAAAGTATGGACACTCCGAAGTAGGTAATTTTACCTTGAATGGCATGATATATGAACAGAATGAAATAGAATTCCTGCCTGTCAATGCCGAAGATGCGGCAGACCAATTGATGATTGCCAAATGGATTATACGTAATCTGGCCTATAAACATGGTTATAACATTACTTTCGCGCCTAAAATAACTACAGGAAAAGCTGGTTCCGGATTGCATATCCACATGCGTATCATGAAAGATGGACAAAACCAAATGTTGAAAGAAGGTGTTTTATCAGAAACAGCACGCAAAGCTATTGCCGGCATAATGGAACTTGCTCCATCCATCACTGCATTCGGTAACACCAATCCTACTTCTTATTTCCGCCTGGTTCCCCATCAGGAAGCGCCAACTAATATTTGCTGGGGTGACCGCAACCGTTCAGTATTGGTACGCGTACCTCTAGGATGGGCAGCTAAAACAGATATGTGCATGACTGCCAATCCACTGGAAACGGAAAGCCATTATGATACCACACAAAAACAAACGGTGGAAATGCGATCACCGGACGGATCGGCCGATCTCTACCAACTGATAGCAGGACTAGCTGTAGCCTGCCGCCATGGTTTTGAAATAGAAAATGCACTAGACATTGCAGAAAAAACTTACGTAAACGTCAATATTCATCAGAAAGAAAATGCAGACAAACTGAAGGCATTGACCCAGCTTCCCGATAGCTGTACGGCTTCCGCAGCCTGTTTGCAGCAACAGCGCGAAATATTCCAAAAACATAATGTGTTCAGCCCTACTATGATTGATGGAATCATCAGCAAATTAACTGGCTATAACGATCTGACTTTACGTAACGACTTGAAAGATAATCCGGAAGGAATGTTAGCGTTGGTCAATAAATATTTCCATTGCGGATGA
- the nspC gene encoding carboxynorspermidine decarboxylase has protein sequence MIDIHKVPSPCYVMDEALLRKNLSLIKSVADRAGVEIILAFKSFAMWKSFPVFREYIRYTTASSVYEARLAYEEFGSKAHTYSPAYTDTDFPVIMQCSSHITFNSFSQFRRFYSMVKASGEKISCGIRINPEYSEVEVELYNPCAPGTRFGVTADLLPETLPEGIEGFHCHCHCESSSYELEHTLQHIEETFARWFPQIKWLNLGGGHLMTRKDYDTEHLISLLKGLKARYPHLEIILEPGSAFTWQTGPLVASVVDIVENRGIKTAILDVSFTCHMPDCLEMPYQPAVRGAEALPVDAIKTALTEENIYRLGGNSCLSGDYMGSWRFDHPLQVGERIVLEDMIHYTMVKTNMFNGIHHPSIAIWHTDNTLEVYKDFRYEDYRDRMS, from the coding sequence ATGATAGATATCCATAAAGTACCTTCTCCATGCTATGTGATGGATGAAGCATTGCTCAGAAAGAATCTGAGTTTGATAAAGAGTGTGGCAGACCGGGCCGGAGTTGAGATCATCTTGGCTTTCAAATCTTTTGCCATGTGGAAATCATTTCCCGTTTTTAGGGAATACATCCGTTATACTACAGCTAGCTCTGTATATGAAGCCCGTTTGGCATATGAAGAATTTGGCAGTAAGGCCCATACTTATTCTCCGGCGTATACGGATACTGATTTTCCGGTTATCATGCAATGCAGCAGTCATATAACCTTTAACTCCTTCAGTCAGTTCCGGCGTTTTTATTCTATGGTTAAGGCCTCTGGAGAAAAGATATCCTGTGGTATCCGTATTAATCCTGAATATTCGGAAGTAGAGGTGGAACTTTATAATCCTTGTGCTCCCGGTACACGTTTTGGGGTGACGGCCGATTTGCTTCCCGAGACTTTACCGGAGGGTATCGAAGGCTTCCATTGTCATTGTCATTGTGAATCCAGTTCTTATGAATTGGAACATACTTTGCAGCACATAGAAGAGACGTTTGCCCGTTGGTTCCCACAAATAAAATGGTTGAATTTGGGAGGGGGGCACCTGATGACACGTAAAGATTATGATACGGAGCATCTTATTTCTTTATTAAAAGGATTGAAAGCCCGTTATCCTCATTTGGAGATTATTTTAGAACCGGGTTCGGCTTTTACTTGGCAGACCGGACCTTTGGTCGCTTCTGTTGTCGATATAGTGGAAAACCGGGGGATAAAAACTGCGATTCTGGATGTTAGTTTTACTTGTCACATGCCCGATTGTCTTGAAATGCCCTATCAGCCGGCAGTGCGTGGTGCCGAAGCTTTACCTGTCGATGCGATAAAAACAGCTTTAACGGAAGAGAATATCTACCGTTTGGGTGGAAACAGTTGTTTAAGTGGCGACTATATGGGTAGCTGGCGTTTTGACCATCCGTTACAGGTAGGAGAACGCATTGTTCTGGAAGATATGATTCATTACACTATGGTAAAAACAAATATGTTTAATGGAATCCATCACCCTTCTATCGCTATTTGGCATACAGATAATACATTGGAAGTATATAAAGACTTCCGGTATGAGGACTATCGTGATCGCATGTCCTGA
- a CDS encoding ATP-dependent helicase produces MTNYLEELNESQRDAVLYNEGPSLVIAGAGSGKTRVLTYKIAYLLEQGYTPWSILALTFTNKAAREMKERIARQVGDQARYLWMGTFHSIFSRILRCEAQVIGFSSNFTIYDSSDSKSLIKSIVKEMQLDDKTYKSGLIQARISNAKNHLVFPDAYVSNAELYQYDLNAKVPATRDIYRQYWERCRQSDAMDFDDLLLYTYMLFRDHPEICRKYAEQFRYVLVDEYQDTNFAQHSIVLQLTQEHQRVCVVGDDAQSIYSFRGANIDNILKFTQLYKGAKLFKLEQNYRSTQTIVCAANSLIEKNSEQIKKEVFSEKAKGEPIGVFNAYSDVEEGEIVANQIVKLRSREHYSYNDFAILYRTNAQSRIFEEALRKRSLPYKIYGGLSFYQRKEIKDVISYFRLAVNPNDEEAFKRVLNYPARGIGDTTLNKVIDAAAQHHVSLWMVLEEPLAYGLNINKGMHTKLQGFRELVKSFIVEIPKKNAYELGAMIVRQSGIMNEIYQSNDPENLSRQENIEELINGMHDFCAIREEEGNENILLTDFLSEVSLLTDQDNEKEEDAEKITLMTIHSAKGLEFKNVFVVGLEENLFPSALSLNSYKELEEERRLFYVAITRAEEHCYLSFAKSRFKYGKMEFSSPSRFLKDIDVHFLKLPQEEQMARRIDERASRFCREQNERASRFLFDESASQPSYGRSSSNLSGGQKSFFVGERPKAEIIRPSVPRNLTKVGLATVSKPSAAGTLPVNVLAGQVIEHERFGIGDVIKVEGTGENSKATVRFRNAGEKQLLLKFARFKVVE; encoded by the coding sequence ATGACGAATTATTTAGAAGAATTGAATGAAAGCCAGCGCGATGCAGTGCTTTACAACGAGGGTCCCTCTTTGGTGATAGCTGGAGCAGGTTCGGGGAAAACACGCGTGCTGACTTATAAGATAGCTTATTTACTGGAGCAGGGATATACTCCTTGGTCTATTTTGGCATTGACTTTTACCAATAAGGCTGCTCGCGAAATGAAAGAGCGTATAGCCCGTCAGGTGGGCGATCAGGCACGCTATTTATGGATGGGGACGTTCCATTCCATTTTTTCGCGTATCCTGCGGTGTGAGGCACAGGTTATCGGCTTTAGCTCCAATTTTACCATCTATGATTCTTCAGATTCGAAGAGTTTGATCAAGTCTATTGTAAAAGAAATGCAATTGGATGATAAAACCTATAAATCAGGGTTGATACAGGCGCGTATCAGCAATGCGAAAAATCATTTGGTTTTTCCTGATGCATATGTTTCGAACGCAGAGCTTTATCAGTATGATTTGAATGCCAAAGTACCCGCCACCCGTGATATTTACCGGCAATATTGGGAACGTTGCCGTCAAAGCGATGCGATGGATTTTGATGATTTGCTGCTTTATACTTATATGTTATTCCGCGATCATCCTGAAATTTGCCGTAAGTATGCGGAGCAGTTTCGTTATGTGCTGGTGGATGAGTATCAGGACACCAATTTTGCGCAACACAGCATTGTGCTTCAGCTTACCCAGGAGCATCAGCGTGTATGCGTGGTGGGGGATGATGCGCAGAGTATTTATTCCTTCCGAGGGGCTAATATTGACAATATATTGAAATTTACTCAACTGTATAAGGGGGCCAAGCTTTTTAAACTGGAGCAGAACTATCGTTCTACCCAGACCATTGTGTGTGCGGCAAACAGCCTGATAGAGAAAAATAGCGAGCAGATAAAGAAGGAGGTATTTTCAGAAAAAGCGAAGGGGGAGCCTATCGGAGTTTTCAATGCCTACAGTGATGTGGAGGAAGGGGAGATTGTTGCCAACCAGATTGTGAAACTGCGTTCACGGGAACATTATTCTTATAATGATTTTGCTATTTTATACCGTACAAATGCTCAAAGCCGTATTTTCGAGGAGGCTTTGCGGAAGCGTAGCCTACCTTATAAAATTTATGGAGGACTTTCTTTTTATCAACGCAAGGAGATTAAAGACGTTATTTCTTACTTTCGTCTGGCGGTAAATCCGAATGATGAGGAGGCTTTTAAGCGGGTATTGAATTATCCGGCGCGAGGAATCGGGGATACTACGTTGAACAAAGTTATTGATGCGGCTGCACAGCATCATGTTAGTCTTTGGATGGTTTTGGAAGAGCCGTTGGCATACGGCTTGAATATTAACAAGGGGATGCATACCAAGTTACAGGGGTTTCGTGAACTGGTAAAAAGTTTTATAGTGGAGATCCCGAAAAAGAATGCATATGAATTGGGGGCAATGATTGTTCGTCAGTCCGGCATTATGAATGAGATTTATCAGAGCAATGATCCGGAAAACCTGAGCCGTCAGGAGAATATTGAAGAACTGATAAACGGTATGCATGATTTTTGTGCAATCCGTGAAGAAGAAGGGAATGAGAACATCCTGTTGACGGATTTCCTGTCGGAGGTTTCTCTGCTGACAGACCAGGATAACGAGAAAGAAGAGGATGCTGAGAAGATAACCTTGATGACCATTCACTCTGCTAAAGGCTTGGAGTTTAAAAACGTTTTTGTAGTTGGGTTGGAAGAGAACTTGTTTCCCAGTGCTTTGTCACTCAATTCGTATAAGGAATTGGAAGAGGAGCGCCGCTTGTTTTATGTGGCGATTACACGTGCCGAGGAGCATTGCTATTTGTCTTTTGCCAAGAGCCGGTTTAAATATGGAAAGATGGAGTTCAGTAGCCCGAGCCGTTTCTTGAAAGATATTGATGTACATTTCCTGAAGCTGCCTCAGGAGGAACAGATGGCCCGGAGAATAGACGAGAGAGCCAGCCGTTTCTGTCGTGAGCAAAATGAACGTGCGTCTCGTTTCTTGTTTGACGAATCTGCTTCGCAGCCTTCTTATGGGCGTTCTTCATCAAATTTGTCTGGTGGTCAGAAATCATTTTTTGTTGGAGAAAGACCGAAAGCTGAGATTATCCGTCCCAGTGTGCCGCGCAATTTGACTAAGGTAGGTCTTGCTACGGTCTCAAAGCCGTCCGCGGCGGGAACCTTGCCGGTGAATGTGCTGGCAGGGCAGGTGATAGAGCATGAACGCTTTGGAATAGGCGATGTGATAAAAGTGGAAGGAACCGGTGAGAACAGCAAGGCGACTGTCCGTTTCCGGAATGCCGGAGAGAAACAATTATTGCTGAAATTCGCCCGGTTCAAAGTTGTGGAATAA
- a CDS encoding superoxide dismutase — translation MNILLTTLISLVMTYEMPKLPYANNGLEPVISQATIDYHYGKHLQTYVNNLNSLVPGTEFEGKSVEEIVTSAPDGAIFNNAGQVLNHTLYFLQFTPKPSKHEPSGKLAEAINRDFGSFENFKKEFNTASTGLFGSGWAWLSVDKQGKLHITKEPNGSNPWRAGLKPLLGFDVWEHAYYLDYQNRRADHVNKLWEIIDWDVVEKRL, via the coding sequence ATGAATATATTATTAACCACTTTAATTTCATTAGTTATGACTTACGAAATGCCAAAACTCCCGTATGCAAATAACGGACTCGAACCTGTAATCAGTCAGGCTACTATAGACTACCATTATGGCAAGCACTTACAAACATATGTAAACAATTTGAACTCTTTAGTTCCAGGTACGGAATTTGAAGGAAAGTCCGTAGAGGAAATTGTTACATCAGCTCCCGACGGAGCGATATTCAATAACGCCGGACAAGTATTAAACCATACATTATATTTCCTTCAGTTCACCCCCAAACCCAGCAAGCATGAACCGTCCGGAAAACTAGCAGAAGCCATCAACCGAGACTTCGGAAGCTTTGAAAACTTCAAGAAAGAATTCAACACCGCTTCCACAGGACTGTTCGGTTCGGGCTGGGCTTGGCTTTCTGTAGACAAGCAGGGAAAACTACATATCACCAAAGAACCTAACGGAAGCAACCCGTGGCGTGCAGGACTGAAACCATTGCTGGGTTTCGATGTATGGGAACATGCTTACTATCTGGATTACCAGAACCGCCGTGCAGATCATGTGAACAAGTTATGGGAAATCATTGACTGGGATGTAGTAGAAAAACGTCTATAA
- the thiS gene encoding sulfur carrier protein ThiS has product MKLTVNSKETEVKDGCTVAELSTFLTLPEKGIAIAVNNRMVPRIEWEKCVLHPNDSLVVIKAACGG; this is encoded by the coding sequence ATGAAACTGACAGTAAACAGCAAAGAAACCGAAGTAAAGGACGGATGCACCGTAGCCGAACTTTCCACCTTTCTGACACTTCCTGAGAAAGGTATCGCCATAGCGGTAAACAACCGGATGGTCCCCCGTATAGAGTGGGAGAAATGTGTGTTACACCCCAATGACAGTCTGGTAGTCATTAAAGCTGCATGTGGAGGATAA
- a CDS encoding thiamine phosphate synthase: MEDKTVELQFITHFTDTYSYYDSARMALEGGCRWIQLRMKDTSVDEVEREAIRLQGLCKDYGATFIIDDHVELVNKIHADGVHLGKKDMPVAEARKILGKEFIIGGTANTFDDVKMHYEAGADYIGCGPFRFTTTKKALSPVLGLEGYRSIIQQMNEADIHLPIVAIGGITLEDIPSIMETGITGIALSGTILRAKDPVAETKRIMNL, from the coding sequence GTGGAGGATAAGACCGTGGAACTTCAATTCATCACTCACTTCACCGACACATATTCCTATTATGATTCCGCACGCATGGCCTTGGAAGGCGGTTGCCGCTGGATCCAGCTACGTATGAAAGACACTTCCGTTGACGAAGTGGAACGGGAAGCCATACGTCTGCAAGGCTTATGCAAAGACTACGGAGCAACATTTATCATAGACGACCACGTGGAGTTGGTCAATAAAATTCATGCCGACGGAGTGCATTTGGGAAAAAAGGATATGCCCGTAGCCGAAGCACGGAAAATATTAGGAAAAGAATTCATCATCGGAGGCACCGCCAATACATTTGACGATGTAAAGATGCATTACGAAGCTGGAGCTGACTACATCGGCTGTGGCCCGTTCCGTTTTACTACCACAAAAAAGGCTCTCTCTCCAGTGCTGGGACTAGAAGGTTACCGTTCCATTATTCAGCAAATGAACGAGGCAGATATCCATCTGCCCATCGTCGCCATCGGGGGAATTACTTTGGAAGATATCCCTTCCATCATGGAAACGGGAATCACCGGCATTGCTTTGAGCGGAACCATACTCCGGGCGAAAGACCCGGTAGCGGAAACTAAACGAATCATGAATTTATAA
- a CDS encoding thiazole synthase, whose protein sequence is MKKLIIAEKEFNSRLFLGTGKFNSNTVMEEAILASGCEMVTVAMKRIELDDKEDDMLKHIIHPHIQLLPNTSGVRTAEEAVFAAQMAREAFGTNWLKLEIHPDPRYLLPDSTETLKATEELVKLGFVVLPYCQADPTLCKRLEEVGAATVMPLAAPIGTNKGLQTRDFLRIIIEQASVPVVVDAGIGAPSHAAEAMEMGADACLVNTAIAVAGQPVVMATAFKEAVIAGRRAYEAGLGAVGQNLIASASSPLTSFLD, encoded by the coding sequence ATGAAGAAACTGATTATAGCTGAAAAAGAATTTAATTCCCGTTTATTTCTGGGAACCGGTAAATTCAATTCAAACACCGTAATGGAAGAAGCCATTCTGGCATCAGGATGTGAAATGGTAACCGTAGCCATGAAACGCATTGAATTGGACGATAAGGAAGATGATATGCTGAAACATATCATTCACCCTCACATACAGCTATTGCCCAATACCTCCGGTGTGCGCACAGCCGAAGAAGCCGTCTTTGCCGCACAAATGGCCCGCGAGGCTTTTGGCACCAACTGGCTGAAACTGGAAATCCATCCCGATCCGCGCTACTTGTTGCCGGATTCTACCGAAACATTGAAAGCAACCGAGGAACTAGTCAAACTAGGTTTCGTCGTATTGCCCTATTGTCAGGCAGATCCTACATTGTGCAAACGGCTGGAAGAGGTAGGAGCAGCAACTGTCATGCCGCTTGCCGCCCCCATCGGGACAAACAAAGGCTTGCAGACACGTGACTTCCTGCGCATCATTATCGAACAAGCTTCCGTTCCTGTGGTAGTGGACGCCGGAATAGGTGCCCCCAGCCATGCTGCCGAAGCGATGGAAATGGGCGCGGACGCCTGTCTGGTCAATACAGCCATCGCAGTAGCCGGTCAGCCGGTAGTCATGGCAACAGCCTTCAAGGAAGCTGTCATTGCCGGACGCCGCGCTTATGAAGCAGGCTTAGGAGCAGTAGGACAGAACTTGATCGCATCTGCCTCATCCCCTTTAACTTCATTCTTAGATTAA
- the thiC gene encoding phosphomethylpyrimidine synthase ThiC, producing the protein MDKKQDQKAYAHAEKAYMQGTLFSYIKVGMQKVNLTPTVNIVNGEKVTTPNAPVYIYDTSGPFSDPNMEIDLKKGLPRMRESWITGRGDVEQLPSITSEYGKMRRDDKSLDHLRFEHIALPYRAKAGKAITQMAYAKAGIVTPEMEYVAIRENMNCRELGIDTFITPEFVRDEIAAGRAVLPANINHPESEPMIIGRNFLVKINTNIGNSATTSSIDEEVEKAVWSCKWGGDTLMDLSTGDNIHETREWIVRNCPVPVGTVPIYQALEKVNGKVEDLNWEIYKDTLIEQCEQGVDYFTIHAGIRRQNVHLADKRLCGIVSRGGSIMSKWCLVHDKESFLYEHFDDICDILAQYDVAVSLGDGLRPGCIADANDEAQFAELDTMGELVLRAWDKNVQAFIEGPGHVPLHKIKENMERQISHCHNAPFYTLGPLVTDIAPGYDHITSAIGAAQIGWLGTAMLCYVTPKEHLGLPNKEDVRVGVITYKIAAHAADLAKGHPGAQIRDNALSKARYEFRWRDQFHLSLDPDRALEYFNEGRHTDGEYCTMCGPNFCAMKLSRDLKNVGN; encoded by the coding sequence ATGGACAAAAAGCAAGATCAAAAAGCATACGCTCATGCCGAAAAGGCATATATGCAAGGAACCCTGTTTTCATACATCAAAGTAGGAATGCAGAAAGTAAACCTGACTCCTACTGTGAATATAGTGAACGGTGAAAAAGTAACAACGCCCAATGCTCCCGTTTATATTTATGACACCAGCGGCCCATTCAGTGACCCCAATATGGAAATCGATCTGAAAAAAGGACTTCCCCGTATGCGCGAAAGCTGGATTACCGGACGGGGAGACGTAGAACAACTGCCCTCCATCACTTCAGAATACGGAAAGATGCGCCGCGACGATAAAAGTCTGGACCACCTGCGCTTTGAACACATCGCCCTGCCCTATCGTGCCAAAGCTGGAAAGGCCATCACACAAATGGCATACGCCAAAGCCGGCATCGTTACACCGGAAATGGAATATGTAGCCATCCGTGAAAACATGAATTGCCGGGAACTGGGCATCGACACCTTTATCACCCCTGAATTCGTACGTGATGAAATAGCCGCAGGGCGTGCCGTACTTCCCGCCAATATCAACCACCCCGAAAGCGAGCCTATGATTATCGGCAGGAACTTTTTAGTGAAGATCAACACGAACATCGGAAACTCCGCCACCACTTCCTCCATTGACGAAGAGGTGGAAAAAGCCGTGTGGAGCTGCAAATGGGGAGGTGACACCCTGATGGATCTCTCGACCGGCGATAACATTCACGAAACACGCGAATGGATTGTCCGCAACTGTCCTGTCCCCGTAGGTACCGTACCTATCTATCAGGCATTAGAGAAAGTAAACGGTAAAGTAGAGGATCTGAATTGGGAGATTTATAAAGATACATTAATCGAACAATGCGAACAAGGAGTGGATTACTTTACCATCCATGCCGGAATACGCCGCCAAAATGTACATCTGGCTGACAAACGTTTGTGCGGCATCGTAAGCCGCGGAGGCAGCATCATGAGCAAGTGGTGTCTGGTACATGACAAGGAAAGTTTCTTATATGAGCATTTTGACGACATCTGTGATATTCTGGCACAATACGATGTAGCCGTATCCTTGGGTGACGGACTTCGTCCGGGCTGTATCGCTGATGCCAATGACGAGGCACAGTTTGCCGAACTAGATACCATGGGTGAACTTGTACTCCGCGCATGGGACAAAAACGTACAGGCATTCATTGAGGGACCGGGACATGTACCTTTGCATAAAATCAAAGAAAACATGGAACGCCAGATCTCTCACTGCCACAATGCACCGTTCTACACCCTCGGTCCGCTGGTAACGGACATCGCTCCGGGATATGACCATATCACTTCGGCCATCGGTGCCGCACAAATCGGCTGGCTGGGCACTGCTATGCTATGCTATGTCACCCCGAAAGAACATTTGGGATTGCCCAACAAAGAAGATGTACGCGTTGGTGTCATCACTTACAAGATTGCCGCCCATGCAGCCGATCTGGCGAAAGGGCATCCGGGCGCACAGATCCGTGACAATGCTTTAAGCAAGGCACGTTACGAATTCCGTTGGCGCGACCAGTTCCATCTGAGTCTGGATCCCGACCGCGCTTTGGAATACTTCAATGAAGGCCGCCATACGGACGGTGAGTACTGTACCATGTGCGGCCCCAACTTCTGCGCCATGAAACTGAGCCGCGACTTGAAGAACGTGGGTAATTAA